A genomic window from Salvelinus sp. IW2-2015 linkage group LG13, ASM291031v2, whole genome shotgun sequence includes:
- the LOC111971462 gene encoding protein yippee-like 3 → MVKLTKAKTFQAYLDSCHRRYSCVHCRAHLANHDDLISKSFQGSQGRAYLFNSVVNVGCGPAEERLLLTGLHAVADIYCENCHTTLGWKYEQAFELSQKYKEGKFIIELSHMIKDNGWD, encoded by the exons ATGGTGAAGCTGACGAAGGCTAAGACGTTCCAGGCGTACCTAGACTCGTGCCACCGCAGGTACAGCTGTGTTCACTGCCGAGCACACCTGGCCAACCATGATGACCTCATCTCCAAG TCTTTTCAGGGTAGCCAGGGACGTGCTTACCTCTTCAACTCTGT GGTGAATGTGGGCTGTGGTCCTGCCGAGGAGAGGCTGCTACTCACCGGGCTCCACGCTGTGGCAGACATCTACTGTGAGAACTGCCACACCACACTGGGCTGGAAATAC GAGCAGGCCTTTGAGTTGAGTCAGAAGTACAAGGAAGGGAAGTTCATCATTGAGCTGTCCCACATGATAAAGGACAACGGCTGGGACTGA